The following are encoded in a window of Castanea sativa cultivar Marrone di Chiusa Pesio chromosome 5, ASM4071231v1 genomic DNA:
- the LOC142636961 gene encoding coatomer subunit zeta-2-like produces MARESCPTVKNILLLDSEGKHVAVKYYSDDWPTNGAKLAFEKSVFTKTLKSNARVEAEIAMFENNIVIYKFVQDLHFFVTGGDDENELILATVLQGFFDAVALLLRNTVDKREALENLDLILLCLDEIVDGGMILETDSSVIAGKVATHSMDADAPLSEQTITQAWATAREHLTRTLLK; encoded by the exons ATGGCTCGc gAATCATGCCCTACGGTGAAGAACATTCTTCTTCTAGACTCTGAAGGGAAGCATGTAGCAGTCAAGTATTACTCAGATGATTGGCCAACAAATGGTGCAAAGTTAGCTTTTGAAAAATCTGTTTTTACCAAGACTCTGAAGTCCAATGCTCGGGTAGAAG CTGAGATAGCTATGTTTGAGAACAACATTGTTATCTACAAGTTCGTCCAGGACCTGCACTTCTTTGTGACTGGAGGTGATGATGAAAATGAACTCATCTTAGCTACAGTTCTTCAGGGATTCTTTGATGCAGTTGCCCTTCTCTTGAG GAACACTGTTGATAAAAGGGAGGCACTCGAAAACTTGGATCTCATTCTTTTATGCCTTGATGAGATTGTTGATGGAGG GATGATACTTGAAACGGACTCAAGTGTCATTGCAGGGAAAGTGGCGACCCACAGCATGGATGCTGACGCACCGTTGTCTGAGCAA ACTATAACTCAGGCATGGGCTACAGCACGTGAACATTTGACAAGAACCCTTCTCAAATGA